From a single Oreochromis niloticus isolate F11D_XX linkage group LG4, O_niloticus_UMD_NMBU, whole genome shotgun sequence genomic region:
- the tmem100a gene encoding transmembrane protein 100, with the protein MPEDASKEAMRTPVTPEKANNAERPAVAMTALNIPLVNEVQLTAATGGAELSCYRCTIPFGVVVLIAGIVVTAVAYSFNSHGSTISYFGLVLLSAGLLLLASSAICWKVRLERKKERRRESQTALVANQRSIFT; encoded by the coding sequence ATGCCAGAAGACGCTAGCAAGGAGGCCATGAGAACACCAGTGACACCAGAGAAGGCCAACAACGCCGAGCGCCCTGCTGTCGCCATGACAGCCCTAAACATCCCCCTAGTTAATGAAGTGCAGCTGACCGCAGCCACCGGCGGGGCAGAGCTCTCCTGCTATCGCTGCACGATCCCGTTTGGCGTGGTAGTGCTCATTGCAGGCATCGTGGTCACTGCGGTCGCTTACAGCTTTAATTCGCACGGCTCCACCATCTCCTATTTTGGCCTGGTGCTCCTCTCTGCAGGACTCTTGCTTTTAGCGTCCAGTGCCATCTGTTGGAAGGTGCGGCTGGAGAGGAAGAAGGAGAGGCGGCGGGAGAGCCA
- the pctp gene encoding phosphatidylcholine transfer protein, translated as MSLRFTDEEFQSAWKELDEPQLGGGWELFVETMGVKIYRLYDKETGLYEYKVYGVLTTCTPELCADVYMDLTYRKDWDGYVKELYEKDFDGQSAIYWEVKYPFPLSNRDYVYVRERKDLDVDGRKIWVILAKSSPETPCPEKSGVLRVKDYKQSVSLESDGAGGTKLFMNYFDNPGGNIPTWLVNWAAKKGVPGFLTDMQKACSNYKNYCQKK; from the exons ATGTCGCTGCGGTTTACGGATGAGGAGTTCCAGAGTGCGTGGAAGGAGCTGGACGAGCCGCAGCTGGGGGGAGGATGGGAGCTGTTCGTGGAGACGATGGGAGTGAAAATCTACCGGCTCTATGACAAG GAAACTGGACTTTATGAGTACAAAGTCTATGGTGTGCTCACCACCTGCACTCCAGAGCTGTGTGCAGATGTCTACATGGACTTGACGTATCGAAAAGATTGGGATGGATATgtgaaag AGCTATATGAGAAGGACTTTGATGGACAGTCAGCCATCTACTGGGAAGTGAAATACCCGTTCCCGCTGTCAAACAGAGAC TATGTTTATGTGAGGGAGCGGAAAGACCTGGATGTGGACGGCAGGAAGATCTGGGTGATCCTTGCCAAAAGCTCCCCGGAGACGCCGTGTCCAGAAAAGAGCGGCGTGCTGCGGGTCAAAGACTACAAGCAGAGCGTTTCCCTGGAGAGTGACGGAGCTGGTGGAACTAAAC TTTTCATGAATTACTTTGACAATCCTGGCGGAAATATTCCCACCTGGCTGGTGAACTGGGCAGCGAAG AAAGGGGTTCCAGGTTTCTTAACGGACATGCAGAAGGCCTGCAGTAACTACAAAAACTACTGCCAGAAGAAATGA